Proteins encoded in a region of the Coffea eugenioides isolate CCC68of chromosome 4, Ceug_1.0, whole genome shotgun sequence genome:
- the LOC113768011 gene encoding 60S ribosomal protein L37-3: MGKGTGSFGKRRNKTHTLCVRCGRRSFHLQKSRCAACAYPAARKRTYNWSVKAIRRKTTGTGRMRYLRHVPRRFKTNFREGTQAAPRKKVAAASA, from the exons ATG GGTAAGGGAACAGGGAGTTTTggtaaaagaagaaacaagacCCACACGCTCTGCGTGAGGTGTGGCCGCCGCAGCTTCCATCTTCAGAAGAGCCGCTGTGCCGCTTGTGCCTACCCTGCTGCTCGCAAGAGAACTT ATAACTGGAGTGTGAAGGCAATCAGGAGAAAGACTACCGGAACCGGACGCATGAGGTATCTGCGCCACGTCCCCCGCCGATTCAAGACCAACTTCAGAGAAG GTACTCAAGCAGCTCCAAGGAAGAAGGTAGCAGCTGCATCTGCTTGA
- the LOC113768581 gene encoding ATP-dependent DNA helicase DDX11 → MQFLAFPHKPYSIQIDFMKALYESLQKGGIAMLESPTGTGKTLSIICSALQWLVDKRQQNLDLVKDGSDLNQNLKHEDHPGSDGEPDWMREFTVNKESESPLDRKTKIKKNVGFRSKKWNKKGKEECSTIRDIFNRTGVGGDEDVDEREVKASKLKSGIEEVEDHEFLVDDYESEGEDGVKLKRRDGGGYSVDSSSEEDGQEDGFDEEEEDSRPKIYFCSRTHSQLSQFIKELRKTKFASELKVVSLGSRKNFCINEEVLRLGNTTSINERCLELQKAKSKRASKMMNLSAGRRVRRMKASSGCPMLRSRKTEREFRSETSHQGPLDIEDLVKVGHKVGTCPYYGSRSMVPTADLVILPYQSLLSKTSRESLNLSLKNNIIIIDEAHNLADSLISMYDAKITSSQLERIHSHLEKYLERFQNLLGPGNRRYIQTLMVLTHAFLQSIAYPKGANYVDPLSSGSEVQSDLDFSIGINEFLFSLNIDNINLVKLLHYIEESNIIHKVSGFGDKLAMLQNDVALEGTTAEASTLSGFRALVSLLSSLTNNDGDGRIIISRARVISSVHERGYLKYVMLTGEKIFSEVASEAHAIILAGGTLQPIEEIKERLFPWLQPDQLHFFSCGHIIPPKNILPVAVSQGPCGRSFDFSYSGRSSSSMIEELGMLLCNLVAVVPEGIVVFFSSFDYEGKVYEAWKESGILARIMKKKRLFREPRKNTDVELVLKEYKETIDELSSTNAKYNPAPCSGAVLLAIVGGKISEGINLSDGMGRCIVMVGLPYPSPSDMELMERVKYIEGLESSLVSKTQARLDILKCCKHRGRQYYENICMKAVNQSIGRAIRHINDYAAILLVDARYASDPSRRSFSHVCDKLPQWIRSHLIPSPGNYGAVHRLLHQFFKFHRKETSNQ, encoded by the exons ATGCAGTTTCTAGCATTCCCGCATAAGCCTTACTCCATTCAGATCGATTTCATGAAGGCCCTTTACGAGTCCCTCCAGAAAGGAGGCATTGCCATGCTCGAAAGCCCCACTG GAACTGGCAAAACTTTAAGTATAATTTGCAGTGCTTTGCAGTGGCTTGTTGATAAGAGGCAACAAAATCTTGACCTTGTTAAAGATGGGTCTGatttaaatcaaaatttgaaacatGAGGATCATCCAGGTTCGGATGGTGAGCCCGattggatgagagaatttactGTGAATAAAGAAAGCGAGTCCCCTCTAGATAGGaagacaaaaatcaagaaaaatgtGGGTTTTAGATCGAAGAAATGGAATAAGAAGGGAAAAGAGGAATGCAGTACTATTAGAGATATATTTAACCGTACTGGAGTTGGGGGAGATGAAGATGTTGATGAGAGAGAGGTAAAAGCTTCGAAATTGAAGAGTGGGATCGAGGAGGTCGAGGATCACGAGTTTTTGGTGGACGACTATGAGAGCGAAGGCGAAGATGGCGTAAAGTTGAAAAGGAGGGATGGTGGTGGTTATTCAGTTGATTCATCGAGCGAGGAGGATGGACAGGAAGATGGATTTGACGAGGAGGAAGAAGACTCAAGACCGAAGATTTACTTTTGCAGCCGAACTCATTCACAGCTTTCTCAGTTCATAAAGGAGTTGAGGAAGACTAAGTTTGCTAGTGAGTTGAAGGTTGTTAGTTTGGGGTCAAGGAAgaatttctgcatcaatgaag AGGTATTAAGACTAGGTAATACAACAAGCATAAATGAGAGATGTTTGGAGCTTCAAAAGGCCAAGAGCAAAAGAGCATCCAAAATGATG AACTTAAGTGCTGGGAGAAGAGTCCGGAGGATGAAGGCTTCCTCTGGATGCCCAATGCTTCGAAGTCGCAAAACAGAACGAGAATTTAGGAGCGAGACATCTCATCAGGGTCCCCTGGATATTGAAGATCTTGTTAAGGTTGGGCACAAAGTGGgcacttgcccttattatgGTTCAAGAAGTATGGTACCGACTGCAGATCTTGTGATTCTTCCATACCAATCTCTTCTGTCAAAAACGTCTCGGGAATCACTTAATTTAAGTTTGAAGAACAATATTATCATCATAGATGAGGCTCATAACCTGGCTGATTCTCTCATTAGCATGTATGATGCGAAAATTACTTCTTCACAG TTAGAGCGTATACATTCCCACTTGGAGAAGTATCTTGAGCGATTCCAAAATCTCTTAGGACCAGGCAATCGAAGATATATTCAGACACTGATGGTACTCACTCATGCTTTTCTACAATCCATAGCTTATCCGAAGGGTGCAAACTATGTTGATCCTTTAAGCAGTGGCAGTGAAGTTCAAAGTGACCTTGACTTTTCAATTGGTATAAATGAGTTTCTATTTTCCCTGAACATCGACAACATAAACTTGGTTAAACTTCTACACTACATAGAAGAAAGCAACATTATCCACAAG GTCAGTGGATTTGGAGATAAACTAGCTATGTTGCAGAATGATGTTGCACTTGAAGGAACTACAGCGGAAGCAAGCACTTTATCTGGCTTTCGGGCATTGGTTAGTCTGTTGTCATCATTAACAAATAATGATGGTGATGGGAGGATAATTATTTCAAGGGCAAGAGTAATATCTTCAGTACATGAGAGGGGATATTTGAAATATGTGATGCTTACTGGGGAAAAGATATTTTCTGAG GTTGCAAGTGAAGCACATGCTATCATCCTGGCTGGAGGCACTTTACAACCTATAGAGGAAATTAAAGAGCGACTTTTCCCATGGTTACAACCTGATCAGTTGCACTTCTTTTCCTGTGGTCATATAATTCCTCCTAAAAATATTTTACCTGTTGCGGTTTCACAAGGGCCATGTGGTCGGTCCTTTGATTTTAGCTACAGTGGAAGAAGCTCCTCAAGCATG ATTGAAGAGCTCGGGATGTTGCTGTGTAATTTGGTAGCTGTGGTTCCTGAAGGAATTGTTGTCTTCTTCTCATCATTTGACTACGAGGGCAAGGTTTATGAGGCATGGAAAGAATCTGGCATCCTTGCAAGGATCATGAAGAAGAAGCGCTTATTCAGAGAGCCCAGGAAGAATACAGATGTGGAACTTGTCCTGAAGGAGTACAAGGAAACAATTGATGAATTGTCGAGTACAAATGCCAAATACAATCCTGCACCGTGCAGTGGTGCTGTTCTCCTCGCCATTGTGGGTGGTAAGATATCAGAAGGTATCAACTTAAGTGATGGGATGGGCCGATGCATAGTCATGGTTGGACTGCCCTATCCTAGCCCGTCAGATATGGAGCTGATGGAGAGGGTGAAGTATATTGAAGGACTTGAGAGTTCACTTGTCAGTAAAACCCAGGCACGGTTAGACATCCTAAAATGCTGCAAGCACAGGGGAAGACAGTATTACGAAAATATTTGCATGAAAGCGGTTAATCAATCTATTG GTAGAGCAATTCGTCACATAAATGATTATGCAGCTATATTGTTGGTTGATGCACGGTATGCATCTGATCCGTCAAGAAGGAGCTTTTCCCACGTTTGTGACAAGCTCCCTCAGTGGATTAGGAGCCATCTCATTCCCTCACCTGGGAACTATGGAGCAGTCCATAGACTGTTGCACCAGTTCTTCAAGTTTCATAGAAAGGAAACGAGTAATCAGTAG
- the LOC113768582 gene encoding uncharacterized protein LOC113768582 has protein sequence MLLRRSLRKTRYIFQKTLRKLKSFLFGRYQKLPKAPFINPFFSGSNSCRKMQELDDFYREFSDQWAILDTSTLPPRVPMVEDVECSENHTRATVQIIVDNTDIKARKEEKMVFKRHERKREEACGHTENAGSQSLAQKMKDLDMFELNDVDHQLDVEEVLHYYSRLTCPAYLDIVDKFFMDMYSEFILPQPSVSGNSSMRRLQPVKL, from the coding sequence ATGCTGCTGAGAAGATCCCTCCGCAAAACTAGATATATCTTCCAGAAAACCTTGAGGAAACTCAAGTCTTTTCTCTTTGGAAGGTATCAAAAGCTGCCTAAAGCCCCTTTTATCAATCCCTTTTTCTCTGGCAGCAATAGCTGTCGAAAGATGCAGGAATTAGATGATTTCTACAGAGAGTTCTCTGATCAATGGGCTATTCTGGACACAAGTACACTACCACCAAGAGTACCAATGGTGGAAGATGTGGAATGCAGTGAAAATCATACTAGAGCGACAGTGCAGATTATTGTGGATAACACAGATATAAAGGCAAGAAAGGAAGAGAAGATGGTCTTCAAGCGCCATGagaggaaaagggaagaagCCTGTGGTCATACAGAAAATGCAGGTAGCCAAAGTTTAGCACAGAAGATGAAGGATCTAGACATGTTTGAATTGAATGATGTGGATCATCAGTTGGACGTAGAGGAGGTGCTTCACTATTATTCTCGTCTTACTTGCCCGGCTTACCTTGATATAGTTGATAAATTTTTCATGGACATGTATTCTGAATTCATCCTTCCACAACCCTCTGTCAGCGGTAACAGTTCAATGCGGAGACTTCAACCTGTGAAGCTCTAG
- the LOC113767441 gene encoding putative Peroxidase 48 yields MDFTRKLSFLVFLLSVLISLKNQNAETNKGSWFSSYYSSPFSKAPLSSRPMFTTSKMGMKIQEFHISGSLRYDYYNESCPQAEQIIKSTVREIYKLKPSIAPQLLRLVFHDCFIEGCDASVLLDPHDGIDSEKESPPNESLKGFDHIDIIKSELEETCPGVVSCADILVLAARESVLLAGGPFYPLYTGRRDSTLSYSEEATYDLPSPQDDVVKITEKFESRGFDERETVSLLGAHSTGMIHCKFILNRLYNFGGTNRPDPSIDPEFLNLLRSQCISNHVSSTRSASPAPTPSPSSSISGLSSALIQEPGLKMDYEGSGSGFGTLYYRSLLRGRGILYADQQLTAGGDTGTWVQAYASDASLFQRDFAMAMMKLSNHRVLTAPLGQVRSDCRKID; encoded by the exons ATGGATTTCACGAGAAAGCTGAGCTTTTTGGTGTTTCTACTCAGCGTTCTCATCTCCCTGAAGAACCAAAATGCTGAAACCAACAAGGGTTCTTGGTTTTCGTCCTACTACTCATCTCCATTTTCCAAAGCTCCATTGTCATCTCGCCCAATGTTTACCACAAGTAAGATGGGGATGAAAATCCAAGAATTCCATATTTCTGGGTCGCTCAGATATGATTACTACAATGAAAGTTGTCCCCAGGCTGAGCAGATCATTAAATCCACTGTCCGTGAAATCTACAAATTGAAGCCTAGCATAGCCCCTCAACTTCTCAGGCTGGTCTTCCATGATTGCTTTATCGAG GGTTGTGATGCCTCAGTTTTACTGGATCCTCATGATGGAATTGATAGTGAGAAAGAGTCTCCCCCCAATGAGTCCCTGAAGGGATTTGATCATATTGACATTATCAAGTCAGAGCTGGAAGAAACCTGCCCTGGAGTAGTTTCTTGTGCTGATATTCTTGTTTTAGCTGCGAGAGAAAGCGTTCTTCTG GCTGGTGGCCCATTCTATCCTCTGTATACTGGCAGGAGAGATAGTACTCTTTCGTACTCTGAAGAAGCAACATATGACCTTCCTAGTCCACAGGATGATGTTGTGAAAATTACTGAGAAATTTGAGTCAAGAGGATTCGATGAGAGAGAGACAGTTAGTCTCTTAG GTGCCCACAGCACAGGAATGATTCATTGCAAGTTTATTCTCAACCGGCTGTACAATTTTGGTGGGACTAACAGGCCTGACCCATCTATTGATCCTGAATTTCTCAATCTTCTGAGATCACAATGCATAAGCAATCATGTCTCATCTACTCGATCAGCATCACCAGCTCCGACACCATCACCATCCTCATCAATTAGTGGCTTGTCATCTGCCTTAATTCAGGAGCCAGGGTTGAAAATGGACTATGAAGGATCTGGATCAGGTTTTGGCACGTTGTACTACCGCAGTCTCTTACGGGGTAGAGGAATACTTTATGCTGATCAACAGCTGACAGCAGGTGGAGATACCGGGACTTGGGTTCAAGCTTATGCCTCTGATGCATCTTTGTTTCAGAGGGACTTTGCTATGGCAATGATGAAGCTCTCCAATCACCGAGTTTTGACAGCACCACTTGGCCAAGTTCGATCTGATTGTCGAAAAATTGATTGA
- the LOC113767394 gene encoding pentatricopeptide repeat-containing protein At3g62470, mitochondrial-like: protein MAVCLRKSWPYSKTSVFATLSNLRRRRSDDAQQLLRIVSSIALLHAETNWGTRGGRREQNQLLNGSPLPLSRLLHSPDDCSLRRTYCQVPFILPHPTSFFPLQENLSLPLGLPRKAGPFNSTASIVANLSNNRHQFRRFCSITDCEFEDFSNSDVESELENSDIAESVKSEADPNEVDRVCKVIDELFTLDRNMEAVLDESGINLSHDLVVDVLERFKHARKPAFRFFCWASRRSDYAHDSRTYNAMMNILGKTRQFETMVSLLEEMGEKGLLTMETFIISMKAFVAAKERKKAIGMFELMKKYKFKVGVETINCLLDAMGRAKLGKEAQILFEKLEHRCTPNLQTYTVLLNGWCRVKNLMEAGKVWNEMIDKGFKPDIVAHNTMLEGLLRGHRKSDAIKLFEVMKAKGPAPNVRSYTILMRDFCKQRKMREAADYFDEMIRSGCEPDAGAYTCLITGYGNEKKMDKVYSLLKEMKVKGYPPDARMYNALIKLMANRQMPDDAVRIYKKMIQNGIQPTIHTFNMMMKSFFLTRNYNMGHDVWEEMNSKGCCPDENSYVVMIRGLIRQGRSVEACKFLEEMIAKGMKAPQLDYNKFAADFSRAGKPDILEELAQKMKFSGKFEDSNLFGRWAEMMKKRVKRRDPIRTDGRRA, encoded by the coding sequence ATGGCAGTGTGTCTGAGAAAATCCTGGCCTTACTCAAAGACTTCGGTCTTTGCTACTCTATCAAATCTCCGCCGCCGCCGAAGCGACGATGCCCAACAACTCCTCCGCATTGTCTCCTCCATTGCCCTCCTTCATGCGGAAACCAATTGGGGAACACGAGGCGGAAGACGAGAGCAAAACCAGCTGCTTAACGGTAGCCCTCTGCCCTTGTCTCGTTTGCTTCATTCTCCTGACGATTGTAGTCTCCGTCGTACTTATTGTCAAGTTCCATTTATTTTGCCGCACCCCACTTCATTCTTTCCTCTTCAAGAAAACTTGTCACTCCCACTAGGCCTCCCGAGAAAAGCTGGACCCTTTAATTCTACTGCTTCGATTGTTGCAAACCTTAGTAACAATCGGCACCAATTTAGGAGATTTTGTAGTATTACTGATTGTGAGTTTGAGGATTTTTCGAATTCTGATGTTGAATCCGAGTTAGAGAATAGTGATATTGCTGAGAGTGTGAAATCCGAGGCCGATCCCAATGAGGTGGATAGAGTATGCAAGGTTATCGACGAATTGTTTACGTTGGATAGGAACATGGAGGCGGTTTTAGATGAATCTGGGATTAATTTGAGCCATGATTTGGTGGTGGATGTGTTAGAGAGGTTTAAGCATGCTAGAAAACCAGCATTTCGGTTCTTCTGCTGGGCTTCTCGGAGGAGTGATTATGCTCACGATTCGAGAACTTATAATGCGATGATGAATATACTTGGGAAAACTAGGCAATTTGAGACTATGGTGTCACTTCTTGAAGAAATGGGCGAAAAGGGGTTGCTCACTATGGAGACTTTTATCATCTCTATGAAAGCTTTTGTGGCGGCCAAAGAGAGGAAGAAGGCGATAGGGATGTTTGAGTTGATGAAGAAGTATAAGTTTAAAGTTGGAGTCGAGACCATTAATTGTTTGCTTGATGCCATGGGGAGGGCTAAGCTAGGAAAAGAGGCCCAGATTCTGTTTGAGAAATTGGAGCATAGGTGTACACCAAATTTGCAGACTTATACTGTTTTGCTCAATGGTTGGTGCAGGGTGAAGAACTTGATGGAGGCTGGGAAGGTGTGGAATGAGATGATTGACAAGGGTTTTAAGCCTGATATTGTTGCTCATAATACCATGCTTGAGGGGTTGTTGAGAGGTCACAGGAAGTCTGATGCAATCAAGCTGTTTGAGGTCATGAAGGCCAAGGGTCCAGCTCCTAATGTTAGAAGCTATACCATATTAATGAGGGACTTTTGCAAACAAAGAAAGATGAGAGAAGCTGCTGATTACTTTGATGAAATGATTAGGTCTGGATGCGAGCCAGATGCCGGGGCTTACACATGCTTGATTACGGGCTATGGgaatgaaaagaaaatggatAAGGTGTATAGCTTGTTGAAGGAGATGAAGGTAAAGGGATATCCTCCTGATGCACGAATGTACAATGCTCTAATCAAGTTGATGGCAAACAGGCAAATGCCAGATGATGCAGTCAGGATTTATAAGAAGATGATCCAGAATGGGATTCAACCAACCATTCACACTTTCAACATGATGATGAAATCATTCTTCTTGACGAGGAATTATAATATGGGCCATGATGTTTGGGAGGAGATGAATAGCAAAGGTTGTTGTCCTGATGAAAATTCTTATGTCGTTATGATCAGAGGGCTTATAAGGCAGGGAAGATCAGTTGAGGCTTGTAAATTCTTGGAGGAAATGATAGCAAAAGGCATGAAAGCACCTCAACTTGATTATAATAAATTTGCAGCAGATTTTTCTCGAGCTGGTAAACCTGATATACTGGAGGAGTTGGCTCAAAAGATGAAATTCTCAGGGAAGTTTGAGGATTCTAATCTCTTTGGAAGGTGGGCAGAGATGATGAAGAAACGGGTTAAAAGAAGGGATCCCATTAGAACTGATGGGCGGCGTGCCTGA
- the LOC113768685 gene encoding kinesin-like protein KIN-13B yields the protein MNAVGRQRSGASTVHHQRQYSDNFLEASSNGRWLQSAGLQHLQSSNNSMPPSQDFGYYGGNQGSRMYRGPQRTFSGGSDIFTEPLTPPAANMRRRNGEEDGVSPNEYSPGLLDLHSFDTELLPELSVPGLYDASSMHHYARGRSFDDSESYFGNNKQTNKFRNLPEENVMKSFTVDKEKASNVAKIKVVVRKRPLNKKELAKNEEDIIETESNSLVVHETKLKVDLTEYVEKHEFIFDAVLNEEVSNDEVYRETVEPIVPIIFQRTKATCFAYGQTGSGKTYTMKPLPLRASRDILRLMHHTYRNQGFQLFVSFFEIYGGKLFDLLNERKKLCMREDGKQQVCIVGLQEYRVSDVETIKELIEKGSATRSTGTTGANEESSRSHAILQLAIKRSADCSDSKPARVIGKLSFIDLAGSERGADTTDNDKQTRMEGAEINKSLLALKECIRALDNDQVHIPFRGSKLTEVLRDSFVGNSRTVMISCISPSSGSCEHTLNTLRYADRVKSLSKTGASKKEPASSTVNLKESTTVSLSSGLPPSSTYEDETGDSWPEQNDKDDYEEDFYEQEKPTWKKNAKVEVSSFSSLEDKSRRANGQMKWKEHPKSDTKNSNPDDDLNALLKEEEDLVNAHRRQVEETMDIVREEMNLLVEADQPGNQLDNYISRLNAILSQKAAGILQLQNRLAHFQRRLKEHNVLVSAGR from the exons ATGAATGCCGTAGGAAGGCAAAGATCTGGCGCATCGACGGTGCATCATCAGCGGCAATACTCCGATAACTTCCTGGAGGCTTCATCTAATGGCAGATGGCTGCAATCAGCTGGTTTGCAACATCTTCAGTCTTCCAACAACTCAATGCCTCCGTCACAG GATTTCGGATATTATGGTGGAAATCAGGGCTCGAGAATGTATAGGGGTCCACAGAGGACATTCAGTGGGGGAAGTGATATCTTTACGGAGCCGTTGACACCGCCGGCAGCAAATATGCGGAGGAGGAATGGTGAAGAGGATGGAGTTTCGCCGAATGAGTACAGTCCAGGACTCTTGGATCTGCATTCTTTTGATACTGAGCTTCTTCCTGAG TTGTCAGTACCTGGCCTGTATGATGCCTCTTCTATGCATCATTATGCTCGGGGCAGAAGCTTTGATGACTCCGAGTCATATTTTGGAAATAATAAACAGACCAACAAATTCCGGAATTTGCCAGAGGAGAATGTTATGAAAAGCTTCACTGTAGATAAGGAGAAGGCTAGCAATGTCGCAAAGATCAAAGTTGTG GTGCGCAAGAGACCTCTAAACAAGAAGGAGTTGGCCAAAAATGAGGAAGATATCATAGAAACAGAGTCCAACTCTCTTGTGGTTCATGAGACCAAACTCAAG GTTGACCTAACAGAATATGTGGAGAAGCATGAATTTATCTTTGATGCAGTGCTGAATGAGGAGGTTTCAAATGATGAG GTCTACCGGGAAACTGTGGAACCAATTGTTCCAATTATATTCCAGCGCACAAAAGCAACTTGCTTTGCTTATGGGCAAACAG GAAGTGGGAAAACTTATACCATGAAACCACTACCCCTCCGAGCATCTCGTGATATTTTGAGGCTCATGCATCACACTTACAGGAATCAAGGCTTTCAGTTGTTTGTCAGCTTCTTTGAGATATATGGAGGGAAACTCTTTGATCTCCTTAATGAGCGAAA aaAACTTTGCATGAGAGAGGATGGCAAGCAGCAAGTTTGCATTGTTGGCTTGCAAGAATACAGAGTATCAGATGTGGAGACAATAAAAGAACTCATTGAAAAAGGAAGTGCCACAAGAAGTACAGGGACTACCGGTGCAAATGAGGAATCATCCCGATCCCATGCCATACTTCAGCTTGCTATCAAAAGGTCGGCTGATTGTAGTGATTCCAAACCTGCTCGAGTAATTGGAAAGCTATCCTTCATAGATCTTGCAGGAAGTGAACGTGGTGCAGACACCACTGATAATGACAAGCAGACAAG AATGGAAGGAGCAGAAATCAACAAAAGTTTGCTTGCACTAAAGGAGTGTATTCGAGCTCTAGACAATGATCAAGTCCATATTCCCTTTAGAGGCAGTAAATTGACTGAAGTATTGAGGGACTCATTTGTCGGAAATTCTAGGACAGTTATGATATCGTGCATTTCACCAAGCTCAGGATCCTGTGAACATACTTTGAATACATTGAGATATGCAGATAG GGTTAAGAGTCTTTCAAAAACTGGTGCATCAAAAAAGGAGCCTGCATCTTCAACTGTAAATCTGAAAGAGTCAACCACTGTATCTCTGTCTTCAGGATTACCCCCTTCATCAACATATGAAGATGAGACAGGTGACTCATGGCCTGAACAAAATGATAAAGATGACTATGAGGAGGATTTCTATGAGCAAGAGAAACCTACCTGGAAGAAGAATGCGAAAGTTGAAGTATCAAGTTTCTCAAGCTTAGAAGATAAATCAAGAAGAGCCAATGGCCAGATGAAGTGGAAGGAACACCCTAAATCAGACACAAAAAACTCGAACCCTGACGATGATTTGAATGCACTTTTGAAG GAAGAGGAAGATCTTGTTAATGCTCATAGAAGACAAGTAGAGGAGACAATGGACATAGTTAGAGAG GAGATGAACCTACTAGTTGAGGCGGATCAACCTGGGAATCAACTGGACAATTACATCTCTAGATTGAATGCAATCCTATCTCAAAAGGCGGCTGGTATCCTACAGTTACAAAATCGTTTGGCTCATTTTCAGAGACGCCTTAAGGAGCATAATGTTTTGGTGTCTGCTGGTCGCTAA
- the LOC113768755 gene encoding pyridoxal 5'-phosphate synthase-like subunit PDX1.2, giving the protein MADDGAVTVYGGSAITDATAAKKNPFSIKVGMVQMLRGGAIVEVSSMDQAKIAESAGACCVLVSEPNTSGISRMPDPSLIKEIKGSIAIPIVARARVGHFVEAQILEAVGVDYIDESEVLAIADEDHFINKHNFRAPFVCGCRDLGEALRRVREGAALIRTQGDLRGSGNIVETVGNVRKVMGDIRVLNNMDDDEVFTFSKKIQAPYDIVAQAKQMGRLPVVHFAAGGIVTPADAALMMQLGCDGVFLGSDVFDCPDPYKRVRAIVQAVRNYNDPVILAEASSALEDTLAGLNLSENRVERFGGGGGSY; this is encoded by the coding sequence ATGGCTGACGATGGTGCCGTTACGGTCTACGGCGGCAGTGCGATTACTGACGCTACTGCCGCCAAGAAGAACCCATTCTCCATCAAAGTTGGGATGGTCCAAATGCTGCGAGGCGGAGCAATTGTGGAGGTTTCATCCATGGATCAAGCCAAGATCGCCGAGTCCGCCGGCGCTTGTTGCGTCCTCGTCTCCGAACCCAACACATCCGGCATTTCTCGCATGCCTGACCCGTCACTCATCAAAGAAATCAAGGGGTCCATCGCAATTCCCATAGTGGCGAGAGCCCGAGTTGGGCATTTCGTCGAGGCCCAAATCCTCGAAGCTGTTGGAGTTGATTACATCGACGAAAGCGAGGTTTTAGCCATCGCTGACGAAGATCATTTTATTAACAAGCATAATTTCCGTGCACCTTTCGTGTGTGGCTGCCGAGATCTCGGGGAGGCGTTAAGGAGAGTGAGAGAAGGCGCGGCGCTGATAAGGACCCAGGGAGATTTAAGGGGTTCCGGCAATATTGTTGAGACGGTTGGCAATGTGAGAAAAGTGATGGGGGATATCAGAGTCTTGAACAACATGGATGACGATGAAGTTTTCACGTTTTCTAAGAAGATCCAAGCGCCTTACGATATCGTGGCTCAAGCGAAGCAAATGGGGAGGCTGCCGGTGGTGCATTTCGCGGCTGGAGGAATAGTGACCCCTGCAGATGCGGCGCTGATGATGCAATTGGGTTGTGATGGTGTGTTCTTGGGATCAGATGTTTTTGATTGTCCTGATCCTTATAAGAGAGTTCGGGCTATCGTCCAGGCAGTGAGGAACTACAATGATCCAGTTATCTTGGCGGAGGCGAGCAGCGCTTTGGAGGATACATTGGCTGGGCTAAATCTCAGTGAGAACAGAGTTGAACGAtttggtggtggtggaggtaGCTATTga
- the LOC113768756 gene encoding mitochondrial arginine transporter BAC2: MDFWPEFLAGSWGREFVAGGFGGVAGIIAGYPLDTLRIRQQHSSKGSAFNILRHVVSREGPLALYRGMAAPLASVTFQNAMVFQIYAILSRAFDKDVPTTDPPSYKGVALGGVGTGAIQSLMLSPVELVKIRLQLQRNITGNKYSSIHSGPLDVARSIFRNEGLRGMYRGLTITVLRDAPAYGFYFWTYEYMREQLHPGCRKNGQETFRTMLVAGGLAGVASWISCYPLDVIKTRLQAQSSTKYGGIVDCFRQSVKEEGYRILWRGLGTAVTRAFVVNGAVFTAYETALRCLFTNNDPAPISAENAL, from the exons ATGGATTTCTGGCCAGAGTTTCTCGCGGGCAGTTGGGGAAGGGAATTCGTGGCAGGAGGATTTGGAGGAGTAGCTGGGATTATAGCCGGGTATCCGCTTGATACGCTCAGAATCCGGCAGCAGCATTCCAGCAAAGGCTCCGCCTTCAACATCCTCCGCCATGTTGTCTCTAGAGAAGGACCCCTTGCCCTCTACAGAGGCATGGCTGCTCCCCTCGCCTCTGTCACTTTCCAG AATGCTATGGTCTTCCAGATATATGCTATACTCTCCCGAGCATTCGACAAAGATGTTCCTACTACAGACCCACCCTCCTACAAAGGAGTTGCTCTTGGGGGAGTTGGAACTGGAGCTATACAGAGTCTGATGCTCAGCCCCGTAGAGTTGGTTAAAATCCGACTGCAACTGCAGAGGAATATCACTGGCAACAAATATTCAAGCATTCACAGTGGTCCGCTGGACGTAGCAAGAAGCATATTCAGAAATGAAGGTCTCAGGGGAATGTACCGTGGTTTAACCATCACTGTTCTTAGAGATGCACCAGCCTATGGCTTCTACTTCTGGACATACGAGTATATGAGAGAGCAGCTTCACCCTGGTTGCAGAAAAAATGGCCAGGAGACCTTCAGGACCATGCTCGTTGCAGGTGGCCTTGCTGGAGTTGCTAGCTGGATATCTTGCTATCCCTTGGATGTCATAAAAACCAGACTCCAGGCGCAGTCCTCAACTAAATACGGTGGCATTGTTGATTGCTTCAGACAAAGTGTTAAGGAAGAAGGATATAGAATACTCTGGCGTGGTTTGGGAACTGCAGTTACCAGAGCCTTTGTAGTGAATGGAGCCGTTTTTACAGCCTATGAAACAGCTCTGAGGTGCTTATTTACCAACAACGATCCAGCACCCATCAGTGCAGAAAATGCACTGTAG